From Triticum aestivum cultivar Chinese Spring chromosome 4A, IWGSC CS RefSeq v2.1, whole genome shotgun sequence, a single genomic window includes:
- the LOC123082388 gene encoding multicopper oxidase LPR1 homolog 1 has protein sequence MPDGMLGKAALAVLLVLAGLAAGTRPPPPPVSEDTLEKVAGSLEMYVDRLPQMPKVRGYSVERGRATPVHLAVGMYQKKWKFHRDLPATTVFVFGESAESATFPGPTIEALQGVPLSVTWENHLPENHILPWDPTVPVAIPRHGGVPTVVHLHGGVHPPQSDASAFAWFTAGFRETGAKWTTPTYVYPNVQSPGVLWYHDHALGLTRANLLAGLLGAYVIRNPAVEWPLGLPCGDEFDRVLVLADRSFYANGSLYMNSTGDNPHVHPQWQPEYFGDVITVNGKAWPFLPVARRRYRFRVINASNARYFNLSLSNGLPFHVVGSDTSYLARPVAATHVVVGVSESFDVVIDFSDDESNTPEVELVNTAPYPFPDGNAPGRLSSKVMKFVIEPAKTRDHSRVPARLLEYHAKVAEEEATRKRYIVMYEYDDGATGGPTHLYINGKRLEDPATETPRVGATEVWEVVNLTPDDHPLHLHLATFQAVRARGLVGLDEFRRCMARLNDAARCNVSQHAAGDAVGVPEHERTWKNVGKMAPGHVTTAVVKFLMVDTGEDYPFDATAEPGYVYHCHILDHEDNAMIRPLKLIR, from the exons ATGCCGGACGGAATGCTCGGCAAGGCGGCGCTCGCCGTCCTTCTCGTGCTCGCCGGCCTTGCGGCCGGGAccaggccgcccccgccgccggtGTCGGAGGACACGCTGGAGAAGGTCGCCGGCTCGCTGGAAATGTACGTCGACAGGCTCCCCCAGATGCCCAAGGTACGCGGCTACTCCGTGGAACGCGGCCGCGCCACGCCGGTGCACCTCGCCGTCGGGATGTACCAAAAGAAATGG AAATTCCACCGCGACCTGCCGGCGACCACCGTGTTCGTGTTCGGAGAGTCGGCGGAGAGCGCCACGTTCCCCGGGCCGACCATCGAGGCGCTGCAAGGGGTCCCTCTGTCGGTGACGTGGGAGAACCACCTGCCGGAGAACCACATCCTTCCGTGGGACCCCACCGTGCCCGTCGCCATCCCCAGGCACGGCGGCGTCCCGACCGTCGTCCACCTCCACGGCGGCGTCCACCCGCCGCAGTCCGACGCCAGCGCCTTCGCATGGTTCACCGCCGGCTTCCGCGAGACCGGCGCCAAGTGGACGACGCCGACGTACGTGTACCCGAACGTGCAGTCCCCCGGTGTCCTCTGGTACCACGACCACGCCCTCGGCCTCACGCGCGCCAacctcctcgccggcctcctcgGCGCCTACGTCATCCGCAATCCGGCGGTGGAGTGGCCGCTCGGCCTCCCTTGCGGCGACGAGTTCGACCGCGTGCTCGTGCTCGCCGACCGCAGCTTCTATGCCAACGGCTCCCTCTACATGAACTCCACCGGCGACAACCCGCACGTCCACCCTCAGTGGCAGCCTGAGTACTTCGGCGACGTCATCACCGTCAACGGCAAGGCGTGGCCGTTCCTTCCCGTCGCCCGGCGCCGCTACCGCTTCCGCGTCATCAACGCCAGCAACGCGCGCTACTTCAACCTCTCGCTGAGCAACGGCCTCCCCTTCCACGTCGTCGGCTCCGACACCAGCTACCTGGCCCGGCCGGTCGCCGCCACCCACGTCGTCGTCGGCGTGTCCGAGTCGTTTGACGTCGTCATCGACTTCTCCGACGACGAGTCCAACACGCCCGAGGTGGAGCTGGTGAACACGGCGCCGTACCCGTTCCCCGACGGCAACGCGCCGGGCCGCCTCTCCAGCAAGGTGATGAAGTTCGTCATCGAACCAGCGAAGACAAGGGACCACTCCAGGGTGCCGGCGAGGCTGCTGGAGTACCACGCGAAGGTCGCCGAGGAAGAGGCGACAAGAAAGCGATACATCGTGATGTACGAGTACGACGACGGCGCGACGGGCGGCCCGACGCACCTGTACATCAACGGGAAGCGGCTGGAGGACCCGGCGACGGAGACGCCGCGCGTGGGGGCGACGGAGGTGTGGGAGGTGGTCAACCTCACGCCGGACGACCACCCGCTCCACCTCCATCTGGCCACGTTCCAGGCGGTGCGCGCCCGGGGGCTGGTCGGGCTTGACGAGTTCAGGCGCTGCATGGCCAGGCTCAACGACGCGGCCAGGTGCAACGTGAGCCAGCACGCCGCTGGGGACGCGGTGGGCGTGCCGGAGCACGAGAGGACGTGGAAGAACGTGGGGAAGATGGCGCCGGGGCACGTGACGACGGCGGTGGTCAAGTTCCTGATGGTGGACACCGGCGAGGACTACCCGTTCGACGCCACGGCCGAGCCTGGCTACGTCTATCACTGTCAC ATTTTGGATCATGAGGACAATGCCATGATTCGCCCGCTAAAGCTCATCAGATAA
- the LOC123082389 gene encoding N-terminal acetyltransferase B complex catalytic subunit NAA20 — translation MTTIRRFCCDDLLRFASVNLDHLTETFNMSFYMTYLARWPDYFHTAVNPGDRVMGYIMGKVEGQGESWHGHVTAVSVASEFRRQKLAKTLMHLLEEISDKMDKAYFVDLFVRASNMPAIRMYEKLGYVVYRRVLRYYSGEEDGLDMRKALSQDVDKKSIIPLKRPITPDELEYD, via the exons ATGACGACCATTCGCCGGTTCTGCTGCGACGATCTGCTCCGCTTCGCCTCGGTCAACCTCGACCACCTCACCGAGACC TTCAACATGTCCTTCTACATGACGTACCTGGCTCGCTGGCCCGACTACTTCCACACCGCCGTCAACCCCGGCGACCGCGTCATGGGATACA TTATGGGGAAGGTTGAAGGACAAGGTGAATCTTGGCATGGACATGTTACGGCAGTGTCCGTTGCCTCAGAATTTCGCAGACAGAAATTAGCCAAGACGCTTATGCACTTGCTGGAGGAAATCAGTGATAAGAT GGATAAGGCCTATTTTGTGGATCTCTTTGTAAGGGCGTCCAACATGCCGGCAATAAGGATGTATGAAAAG CTGGGCTATGTGGTTTATCGAAGGGTGCTTCGGTACTACTCAGGGGAAGAAGATGGCCTTG ATATGAGGAAGGCATTATCACAAGATGTTGACAAGAAGTCCATCATACCACTCAAGAGACCAATTACACCGGACGAACTTGAATATGACTGA